The Pithys albifrons albifrons isolate INPA30051 chromosome 5, PitAlb_v1, whole genome shotgun sequence genomic interval ACAAGCAATGCCTCTGCTACCACTTCTTCTGCACAACAGCCAAGGTCATTTTGCAAACATACAACCAGGCAAGGAATTGCAGGCTTTCTTGTAGTGTgtcttttactgaaaaatacattttatttatcataacattccaaaaaaaaaacaaaaacaaaaaatcctcaaGAAACCCAACATAATACAAATGCTAACTCAGTCAGTTACAAACTTTGGTACTTGGTGGTTTTAGGCAGTCTGTTCTCATGTGGTTGTGATGTACTGAAGTGTTCCCCATGTGCAACACGCTCCTAGTGCAATTCGGAGAGTGACTCGGCTGTCCTTCAATTCCAGGCTTATGGCATCCTGCAGTGGGATCACTTCTTGTTTCGTCTACGCACTTGCCACAGTGTCGTCTACATTGAGAGCAGCTCAAAGAGTCCATTTTTCTCAAGTTatatgtcttcttttttttattttttcctccaagcAACAATCAACacagtattttcacagaattttcCCCTTTGCCCTATAGCCCACCGCTCTCTCATCAGACATACCACCCACATCCTCTTAACAATCATTATCCTTACTTCACATTTGCACTTTTAAATATCTTTACACTGGTAAATAAACCACCCCCTTAGAaatgggagggaaaagaaagagaggaaaaaaccaaagaaataaaatataaaaagaactAGGGGGGGGGAAAAGCACAAGCATTTTTAAAGTATGTGTTCTCAGGTAGCCACAAGTTAACGGTAATTTATAAGCATAAGGAATGACACTTTGGCCATCAACACTAAAGAATAAAGGTAGGTTTGAATGCAGACAAGGGGAAAAACACCCCACACAACCTATAAATACCTGTTAAATCATTCACCAATTGAGTCGCCAATTTGACTAAGTGAAACCAACCCTGCTGCAAAAGACCAGGACAATGTTCTGGTGCATCACTCCAGTACTGCTCAAACTTTTTTAAGTGGATCTTGACCTAAACCACATGGATAGTTGGCTGTTGCAGCCCTCAAACCCTGAGAtcagggctggaagggaattCAACTGGTGCACAGGATTTTGTCCTGCTTTGCACATGGGGTGAATTTCAGCTGTAACAAACTATGACTGCACCGTGAAACATATAATACTAGCAGCTTGTGAACCCTGACATGGAGGGCTTGACTCTAATCCAAGATACGTGGTTACACATCACCCCACTGACTGGAGAAATTCACCACTGGGCATACACGGAGGAGCACCATATTACCAGATATTCTTCTGGTGACTTTTTGTGTTATTATCTGTTGGGTCCAGCTAGACTCAAGCCCAGTGCTCTAGTTTTACATGTATAAAGTGAAGAACCCAAAATTTGGGTCTGCAAGGCACTCAGCGCTCTGGGACGAGTTCAGCAAAGCATTGAAttgtgggagaaggaaaagaaaaggactgCACTTCCACTGAAGTCTCCAGCAATTTGCTTAGATGTTTGGAGTTAGTGATGGATGTGAAGGCTTTGCTGGACTGGGTCTGTGAGACAAAGCACCTTGCAAAACTGACCCCTTGATGCAAACACGAAGTCGCTTCAGTAATAGACAAAATTAAGTAAACACTGTTTAACATTAGGACTGACACATTCAATCAAATCTctcctgagaaaaaaaatagctgttgGTATTCCCTCCTTTCATTGCTTTTGTCTCCATgagcagtgaaaaaaaccccttcaaaatTTTCCTCCAACAAATACATGCTGAAATCCTGGGCACTTGTTTTCTatgcactttttttccccctttcaagTACACCGGGTGAAACTGTAAACCTGAGTTTGTGTGTGCAAACCTATATCTTGTAAACTGCAATGTGAAACTTCTCTCTGAGCACCGATATAGGAAAAGATaggacagaaatattttcaaacatgGATGCTAGTATTATAATGTACGTCCTGTACACATATGTGTCACAGTGGACAACCTACTCTGGTACCTGCACTGTCCTGCAGTCCAAAGTACTGTTTCCTTTAACACTGATACTCCAGTCACAATGGCTACAGACCTACCGGTCATGAAAACAGGGAGGAAGCATTCATTTCCTTTAAGAGCCATCCAGCCCCAATCCCAGCAGGAAGTTAAAGCTTGTAACTGTAGACTGTACAACTGAAGAGAGCAGGGATTAAGCCTACACGATATAGGCTCTAGCTGGGCACGCCAAGCTCTTTAAAGAGGGTTAGAAAATTTTTTATTGGATTTCCACAGTGATGAAGATAAATGAGAAGATGTATGAGAAATCACTCACTATCTTTATACTTGCAGTGCATTTCATCCTGAGGGCCATTTCAATTTGTgcctgtaaataaataaattacattgaAATACAGTCTCACATATATGATTAAAATCAGTTCTATCTGAGTATTCTGTATCCTGAGGATTACTCAGGAAAATGACAACCTGGGGCTTACtgtaaaaatggaaaacactgaAACTTTCTTGGCATCAAGAAACTTCAAGAACAGGTGGAGGAAAATCCTGCTTATGGGCAAATGCTTAAGTATAGACTTTCAGGTTTTGTATTTAGACTTTAAAATCACAATCTGTTACCTCAAGGAAGCTTTATGCTAAATAATTTAGTCTTGCtcatatatttatttgcttCCCAAAGTGcttcactgaaatgaaattttggTCAGGGAGCAGACTATTGTAGCTTAGTTTTACTGTCATGGTAACGACTGTCTTGTGCTGAGACAAACTAGTTGCTGGCAACAAAACATTCAGTTAAAGTAGAGTTCATGGTATGTTTCACTGCATTTTGAGTAATCTTATATTTTCTTGttcaaaagataaatattttcttagcaAATACAGATAATGTAATTGTAGCACTCAGGTAAACCTGTCAAACAACAGCTAAAGAAACAACTACTTAGTATTGAGGctgtaacattaaaaaattcctttcatAAGGGAATGACTAGGATTATGTTTTTAGCAATGTTGCAATTTTTGGAAGAATAGACTGCagtcttaaagaaaaataaatgctgtccTCTCTTTTAGAACCAGGATTTCAAAATATTACATTCAATTTCTGGTTTCCCAGTATCTAAACAGTGTCATAATTAAGGCAACTTGTGATGTTCAACACAGTACAGAGgagcaaacaaaaaccaaaagcaatCAAATGTGGTTTTGGACATTTACACCATTTGTTTTGAACCAtgccaaaaaaataaacactaaaGATAATTTTAACACTACAGCTCTCTCTGTTTGCAATTCCAAGTGAGAAACAGAGAGTACAAAAACTCCATCTGATCACAAATTTTCACCAAAACCTACAGGGAAGACCCTCATTATTGCAGCGGGAGGGAGCTGAgggatttatcttttttttcttttaaagagcTGCAAGGCTGCACTGGATCATCACAACTCATTCCAGAGAACTTGAACGAAGCTGTGCATCGATCCACACTGAAAGACTGCTGCATTTACACCCTGCATTTTACAAACTGCTGGAGTGGCACTACTACCACTAGCTACCAGCACAGAGGCAATGCCTAAAGCCTGCAGACTGGCTTCAATACAAAACCAACTTGGCACAAAATAAGACAGTAATTTAGTGTTGCTCACGTAATTAAATGCAGGCATTCTCCAAAACTGGGGGACATTTaggagaaaacaagaaacttaCACACTTGGTTTTATGACGAAGCAAAAAAATTGACAAAACTGTAGAAGCAGTTTTTAGGATGAATGTTTAAGAGCTACCAAGTGTATTTCAAATAAAGAGGTGTAATTCTTCTTCCTTATCcctgtaaaaaaaacccaaagaaaaacagaaaagcataaTTAATATAAAGTAGATTGTAAGAGAGGGCCACAACCATTTCAACAATCTTTACTCTTTTAGAGAAGGGCATAATACCTCCTTTGCTGTCACACTATTCTTGCTACTCATTCTCTAAGCTACTGCCACAGTTCCCCATGGACTGGTACCAAGGAATCCCACATGCATAGGTGGAAATAACACAATGTGATCTATCTCAGATTTAAATGATCCATCCTCTCAATTCAAGACCTGGGCATTTTACTTACCAGCACAGAATCTAGCATGGCatacataggaaaaaaagacagcaacCCACAACCATGTGCTCTGAGATTTGTGGAAGACTTAAATAGTGGCTCAAGAAATCATCCTGGTCAAGAAGAGTCATTAAGCTCACCATTAACTTTTACTGGTATCAAGATTAAGCACTATTTAAACATTTCCTAAGTAGCTACGGTTTTGAACACATGCTCATGATTCACTAGATCAAATGCTGAAGCCTTTTTGATTCTTGAAATATTCCTGTATTTCCCACTAATATTGGGTAAGTGCTTTACTAAATTCTCAGCAAGGGCATCAGCATAAGCAAATCCTATGTACTGCATATTTCACATCCTGACTTAATAATGTAGAATATACATTCTGCTGAATGGGGAACAACTAAAACGAAGTTAAAAATATCAATTTATGAGCCTTTCAAAATCATTCATATATGCTatccaaacaaaattaatttttaaagccaGGCATCGATTGTCTAATGGTAgttagaaagaaaacacaactaGTAAGTATATTTGCATACATATTCCTGTAACTATAAGGTGTTTACGCACATGTTTGAACAGAGCAATGAAAAATACCCTTCTAATATTGGCAGTATGGTTTACTACAGTTGCTTTCTACTTTGCTACGtgatattttctcatttatttacCTGACACAAGGCAGAAACCCTACAGAGTATAATGTGGCAATAGATACAAAAGGTTAAAAGTACATTTTTGGTCATTCAGGCTGGGAATGAGCTCCTGTCAGGCAGTCAACACACTACAGGTTGGTGCTGTCTAGATTTGGATGCAAGGAGATTGTCAAGTTTACTTGAATTGCAAATTAGCATTTTTCCCCATACGGAGGAAGAAGTGCAACAGACAAGTATTATGTTGCTAAAGCTTCCCAACTACTGTGagcaaagaagaggaagaaaaacgACCTTATGATATCTCTGAGAAGCATGCACATATTCTCTAATATTTGctgtatataaaatatttaagaatagTTCAGAAATGGCATCTTGGATTTTGGCAGAATACAAATTGATGGGATCCATTTTACCCCATTGATTAAGCAGAAAAGAGCACCAGATACAGAAAGAAGTCCTGGAAGAGCAGTAGATGTGCAGAGGCCTTAGTGCCAACATCACCACAGGCATCCCACCACTACCAAAGCTTCAAGCCACACTGATCTTCAAAAGGTGACAGAGCTCAAACTGGAGCAGTCTTGGACACAGTGGTACAGTTTGTGAAAAAGAACAGGgcaaagaagggaagaagataCTATGTTCAGTGCAGAAAGAAATGCAGGAGTGGAAAGAAGGCATTCATTCAGCTTGTTTTAGCTAGGAAAGAAAAGTGACCTGAAAGGACAGTTGAATAAAGATTCAACCCCCACACTCACATGATGAAATCTGGCTGgtttaaaatccattttaggatctgcacagcactgctgcaatcaaaaaaaaaaaacaacaacaacaaacaaaccctgtTCTGATGTGAAAGCAACTGGAATGGAAAAATTATCAACATTTCACCCTCTGATTCATATGAATTATAACTGCTCGTTAGGGGAAAAACACTACCCCAATTATGAAGGgaacaacaaaagaaatagaGGAAAGTAAtggaaaaccaaagaaaaagcagataataaaagagagaagaggaaaaattatcTACAGGGACATGGAAGTTATATAGATGAATGAAAGTAATGGCAAGAAAGCTATAGATGTGATTCCCCTCTGGCACATACCTTATTTTCCACTGACAATTATATGAATAACCAAAGTGTAATGCCAAGGTAGATGCCTCTTGCAGCAtgcaattaaaattatttgttttactgaCTTTCAGAACAGGTCAAGGAAAACTACACTGCATCCATCAAAACCAACAGGACACCTACCTCAGCAGGTCTGAGACAGCCTGGAGGGGGCATCCCTGTCTGTACTGGACAACATGCACCTTGGCATGTAGAAAGATTGAAAGATGGTAATGTCTTCATACTTGACTTTCTGTAATGAATTCTCAAGCCTTTGCATCACCAGTCTTTTGGGTCAGCTTTCACACCTGTGTCACAGTGGTAGAGCTCTGACATAACAAAATTCAGCAGAGTATAGATGTGATTATTTAATTCACCAGTGAGGAACAGCAATTTGCCAAGAGCATCATCACCTGCCTCTCTAGGCACATTTCTCAAGCTGGCTACATGACATTGCAAGATAACCACCTGGGAATCAAGGGGCAGGTCACACCAGGAAATATGATGGGTTTCACTTTTAGAGTGATACAATAAAAGCTAAAGGTTTTTGTTTAAATAGgtaatgttaaaaatatgtgTAGTATACACCACACCTTTTCAAAAACATCAAGTCTCTAAACAGAAATCTAACAATTCCTTCTGCTAACAGTCTCAATTCAGCCTATAgaccaaatggaaaaaaatcaattacttTTTGCTATTTTATCTAGATACTCCATGGAGACTTTACTGACAAGATGAACTTGAGTAGCACAGTAGAGCTCAAGTGAAATTGGCACTTGGCCTATCCTGAGTGACCTGTAAGGGCCAATGAAAACATCTTCATTTATAGCCAGGATAAAGAATGGAAATTTcaagataaaatatttacaagcaGAGATGAAGTAAGTGTATAAATCACATCAGTAAGGTTTCACTCAACAAATACTCTACCATGCAGTAATAGATGATGTAAATTAAAAGAACTGCTAAAACATAAAAAGATAACCCAAAtgctggaagaaaaaatttACCCTCAAACATCCAACTGGACAAAGCTTAGTGCAAACTGGTGACAAACCCAAACCTCTGAATCTCTGttgctgttctttctctttgccttttcctATACACCAGAAACAAACTCTATGAGTCTTTTGGTAAGCCACCGAAGATTTGGGTATCTCTGCCCAATACTGCACTTGATAAAGATGAGCCATGTATTCTAATGCACGAGGAAAAAGGTCCTGAAGGCACCTTTATAATATTTCAGgtcttttaaaaggaaatgtcaTTGTTCCTTGGTTATTTTGCACAAGACATCGTGCACCATGCTGCACCCTGATTTCCATGCATGCTGTAGGCTCAGTCCTGTGCCCTCCTCCTTGCCCCAGGAGAGGTACTCAATGCCCCTGCACATGCATCCCTGAATTTGGAGGCTGGTTCTGGGTTACAACCCTAGGTGACTGGTCACTGTTAGGATTGTGGCAGGCCAAGCTTGGAGTAACTGTGCAAAACTGCACTTAGCAACACTGCCCATGGGCTCTTCTggagccctcctgcccctgctagCAGCCCCACAACACTAACAGAGCACACCAGGGTCCACCTCATGCATTCCTCATCCTACTAATGAGAAGCATCTGAAATAAGGGTTTGCTGCCATCAGACCCCTCTCCTACTCTTCTTGAGGTTGGGGAGAAACAGGAGCTCAGGGCAAAGTGAGAGATGCTCACCTTCCCTTGGGAGGAAGAGGCGACAGGTGAGAAAAGGGGAGGATGTGTTGCTGACGTGAAGGGGTTGTTTCATGGCTTGTAAGAAGAGACGCCCAAACACATCCCATCCCCAGGAGCAAAGGGAGGTTCTCAGGCAGCAAGCCTACACAAATACAGGCCACATGAAAAGCAGCTACAGTTTCTTTCTACAACTGCCTCCGGgcggaaaaaaaaaagacaatattGACTGCTGTAAGGGATGCTGAACTGCACTAATGGGTGTGTGTAACCTTTGTTTCTATCTTATACCTATATTTTAAGCCCTGGTGAGGGCCCATCTGTGGACCCTTTCCCCCTTAAGGAaaagctgtggcacagctgtcATTTGGCAATTAACCTGGTCTGCCCCTAGCCATCACTGGTGACTGTCACGCCTGATAGCCAGCACTCTCACCTGGGCTCTTCACCGGTGCTCCACCACAAAACGCATCGTGGTGCCGTCAAAGGAGGGCGGAGCGACGATCCGCGGCCCGGTGGCTGGCGCTGTGATGCTTATGACTGGCTTCGCCTCGGCTGCCCCTTGCCGTGGCGGCGGCGGGCCTTTACTGGTAGCCACGTAGTAGGGACTCTCTGCAaaagctgcctctgctgctgctgggctggcaggctCTGCCGGAGCGCTGGCATCGCTGCCCGCGTGGGACAGCGGGCGCTGCAGGGCGCCGGCAGGCAGCATGGTGGCGGCGGGCAACAGCCCGGGATAGAGCATGTACGCGGCGCCGTAGGCACCGGCATTGAGGGCCAGGGGCGAGAGGGGCAGCGGGACGGGGGCGACGGCCGGCTGCTGGGGCATCGGCACCTCCACGTACTGCCCGGTCTCGGGGTCGAAGAGGCGCCGCTTGAGGGGCTGCTGCACCGGCGTGTCCACCAGGTAGTACTGCCCGGTGCTCACGTCCAGCAGCACCTTGCGCTGCGTCTGCGGGAAGGGCTCAGCCGCTGTGGCCGCGGCGGGCACGGAGGGCGAGAAGCAGagcagcggcggcggggcggTGCCGGGCAGGGCGGCGAACGGCAGCGGCGGGCGGTAGACGGCGGCGGGCGAGCCCtcggcgggcggcggggcggcggcggcgggctCTTCGGCGGGAGGGGGTCCGGGCGGGGGTCTGGGGATGTCGGGAGGCTTGGCGGTGCCGAAGGGCTGCAGGTTGCACAGGGCCgtcgctgccgccgccgccgacACCGGGCTGGGGTGGACGCCGCCGCTCGCCCCCGACACCGGCACCGGGGAGGGCGGGGAGCCGGGCTCGGTAGCCGCCTTCAACGGCAGGGCCAGGTAGTTCCCGCAGTCCGGGCCTCGCTCCGCATCGCCGGCGCCCCCGCCCCCGGACAGccgcggggagcgcggcggagCCTGGCTGGCCGCTGAGGGAGCCTTGCCCGGCGCGGGGGCTGCGGCTCCGCCGGCTCCGCGGAGGGTGAGGAGGgcgcggggagcggcggcgggcTCGCCGCGGGGGGGCGGCGGGCCGCGCTGCCGCTGCCGGGCCAGGCTCTCGAAGGCGGCTGCCTTGGCCGAGACCTTGTCGGCGGTGTTGTTGGAGGGTCGGCGGGGCAGCCGTTCGCTGCCTGGCCCCTTGCTCGACAGCTCTTCTCCCTTGTCCGCCGGTGGCGGCGCGGGGggagcggcagcggcggcgggcTGGGACCCCGCACCCCGCTCCTGGCTGGCGATAAGGGAGAGGAcgtggctgtcggtgatgggCAGAGGGTCGCTCTTGCGTTTCCACTCGCGCTTGTTGAAGCTGTACAGCTCTTCCATGCTCCGCACCGCCGCCGTCAGCTTCTCCAGCGCGTTTTGCACGGGTGCCGCCTTGCTCTCCTCCCGCGGGTCCTCCTCCACCGCCCGGCCCCTCTCGGCGGGCGGTGGCTGGGGCTGGTGTCGCCAGGGCGCGGAGGATTTGGAGACAATCTTCAGCACGGCCGGCTGGCGCGCATCGCTCTTGTTGGGAGCGATGGTGGCCACCGGCAGCCTGCCCGAGGTGCGATGCACCAGGACGGTGCCCTCCGAGGGGCAGGCTGGCGCCCTGCTCGACGCCTTGGCCCCCGCCTCGGTGGGCTTGGTGCCAGCGTGGCCGACCGCCTGGCAGGTGATGACCACGGGGGAGAGCGACCGGGGGACACCGGCGATGACCAGCTGCTGCCGGGACTTTTGCTCCGGGCCGCCTTGCTCGGAGGCGCCGCTGCCCTTGTCGCTGCTGTTATCCCCCGAGTCAGCGCTATAGGAGCTTTTGATGAGCTTCCGCACGTCCCGCACCTGATGGAGGATCCCCTGCGCTCTGTACTTGCTGTCCCTCACGTCTCGCACCAGGAACTGCGGCACCTTGTCGGGGCCGTCGCCGGCCTTGAGTGGCTTGATCTGctgccccctgccctcctccGGCTGCCGGCCTGCGATCTGCGGCGTCAGCAGCTGCGCGATGCTGAAGGCAGCGTCTCGGGGCTGCTGCAGGCTGCCCAGGCTGATCTTGATCTCGGGCGCTTTGGGCTTGGCGGCGGAGGGCGACGTGGTGGTGGCGGCGGGCGAAGTTGTGACGGCGGTGGGTGAGgaggtggcggcggcggcggagcacTTGGTTGCCCTTTTGCCGGGCTCTTTCTCCCGGGGGGTGTGCTGAATGGCGGGGACGAACAGGCGGGACATCTTGGTGGACTTGCCGGCGGAGATCTCACCCAGGTCGGCTCGCCAGTCGTGCTTGGGCGAGAGTTTCAGCTTGCCGACGGGCgccctctcctccttcctttcgGCCTCCCGctccttccaggacctgaaggcGCTGTTCTGGCTGCGGAGAAAGGTGGCCTTTATGGCCTCTGAGGCGCTGCGCTTCACCTCGCACAGCTCCTCCGACAGCGCCCGGTCCAGGCTGCGGTTTCCCTCGCGGGGCGTTGACGCCTTGGAGGCCGGCGATCGGCCACCGCCGCCCTCGCCCGCATCCTCCACCGCCGCCGCGGTGCAGTCCGAGCCGCCCTCCGAGTGCCGGGAGCTCTGCCGCTGCACGCCACCGTCCCGCTGCCGCTCCCGGCCGGCGCCCGGCCCGGTGTAGGAGGTGTCGGTGATCTCGCCCCGCTCCATCTTGAACTCGTGCTCGAGCTGCATCTTCTTGGAGATGACGTTTTTGAGAAGGCTGGAGGCGAACCTGGACTTCTTGCTGGACCCCTTCCCGCTGCCCTCCGCCGCCGGCGGCTCTCCGGCCTCGGCGGCATTGCCGAGGTCCAGCAGGGTCACCACCCGGGAGCCCGCCCGCAGCCGCCGCGGCGACTCGACGTGGGCGATCTCCCCGTCGAGCTTGCTGACCACGAACTCGAGGGCTTTGGTCTGTGAGCGGCCGGAGCGCAGCAGGCTGGACTCGGCTCTCGGTCCCAGACTGCCGCACTTGAGGTCCAGGTAGGTGGACCAGCGGTTGATGCCCAGGGCGTTGTCGGGCAGGGAGGCGGAGGAGGCTCGGGAGCCGGGGCGCAGAGTGTCGAAATAGGGGTACGCCAGGCTGCGGAAAGCCCTGGCCGTAAGGTTCCGCACCTCTTTGTCGGCATCGTCCAGCTCGCTGACGGCGCTGGAGGCGCCGCTCGAGTGCTCCCCTGCCCGGGCGGCCCCGCACCGGGTCTGCAGCCGCGCGGGGACCGCGATGAACTTTTTCGCGTGGTCGCGGAGCGCGTCCTGTTTTAAACTCGCACTGCGGTCGGGAGCCGCGGCGACACGGAGGCTCATGTCGCCTTCATGCTTGGCAGCGTAAACAGTGTTTTGCTTTCCACGCACGTTGCTAGACTCATTTATAGCCCGGGAAGCGGCTTTGATTGATAGGAGAAGCTGGGTGGCCGGGCTCCCGCCGGAGCGGCCGGGCTGCTTGGACCGGCTTTCCCCCGAGCTGGCGCGCTTGTGCCCACCGGGGGTGTCGTGTTCAGAGGTAAGGCTGACGATCTCGGTGCTGCTGGTGTTGTCGATGCTGTCCGTCTGGTTGTTGGGGTCGCTGGTGGTCGTGCTGAGGTAGCAGCtattctcctcctcctctgtcagCGTGTCTCCCGGGGTCTCGTCGCTCCCGAAGGAGGCGTAGTCCACGAAGGAGTAGATCACATTGTTGTCCTCGAAGTCCCAGCGGGCGGCCAGCCCTGCGTCGAAGTCCATGTCGTGGTCCACCTCGCTCAGCTGGATCTCCTGCGTGCTAATATAGTGCGCCTCATCGCGGCCGCCGCCGGGGGGGTTGCCCGGGGGAGGCCCGGGGGGGGTTGCCTTGCGCCCCGCGacctcgtcctcctcctcgcTTTCATATCCGAAGGAGGACGAGGAGGTTTTGCCCTCCGTTGACACCGGGTCGCCCATTGCCGGAAAACCGTCCGCCTTGGTCACCGGcgaagggcaggaggaggaggaagactCCGGGCAGCCCCCCGCCTCCGGTGGCCCGACGCTCCCTGACGCTCCCCCGGAGCCGGGGCCGCTGTCAGCTCCGCATCCCCCggccaccgccgccgccgcctccgcgGAAGGCGGCCGATCCCGCCCGCTGTCCGAGGATGCTGACCCCGCGGTCGCCCCCGGGGATCCGCCGCTCGCCGAGCGGCCATCCCCAGTCCCGCTGGCTCCGCTGTCCGGTGCGGGACCGGCCGCTCGCTCCGCGCCGCCGGCCGAGGCCAGTTCGGGGCTCTGATGGCTCTCCTGTGGCCCCCGCGGCGAGCCGCGAATCTCCACGTACGCcgcctcttcctcctcctcaatGGCCGCCTCCTGGCTGGGGTTCGGGCTCGGGTTTGGGTTTGGACTTGGGCTCGGATCCCGTCCCGCCGCGGCGGCCTCAGGGCCGGCTCGGGGGCTGGCGGGCTGCTGGCCGGGCGCGTCCATGCCGGGGCCGTCGGGGCGCGGCAGTGGCCCGAGGGGGCGGGCAGGCACGTGCCGGCGGGgacgggggggggggcggcgggccgcccaccccctgccctcccctccccttccctgcccttccctcctccacccAGCGCGCCGGCTCCCTGGCCGGACGGACGTCGCCGCCGGGGGGCGGAGGGGTCGTGTCGGATCGGCCGGGCTCGGCTCGCCCCGCAGCCAGTCGCGGGACAGGGTTGGCCCTCTTGGTCACCGCGATGGGGTGCGAAGGGTGGCCCTGCAGATCCCGGGACAGGCCCTGGTCGCTCCGGGTTTTTCGAAATGGGCTTCACTTGGCCGGCCCCCGGCGCGGACTATACATAGATCCGGCGTGTTTAAGGCGGTTGAACAGAATCTTATTTTAACCGTCTGTGCCAGAATAAAGGGGCCCGGACACCCCTTGGAAGGGTAGAGCTGCCCATGCCTGCAAAGATTCTGCCATTGCCCGGCTTCCCAGGAAGCCGGTGGCACCGGCTGGAAAAGACAGCTGCCAGGAGACTGGCTTGTGGGGGGCTTGTGTACAGCAAATGCACCCTCGTCCCACACGCAGCAGTGGCTAAACAGCTCTTTTCTTCCATTAACTACCCTCCTGCACTCTTCGACCCCATTCACGGAGGTGTGTTGCAGAGGGACATACCATCGGTGCTGGCCTGGCCCTGCACCTTCACAGTAGTCCAGAGAGCCACCAGTCAGGAGATCCAAGCTGCCTTTTTCCAAGAAATGCTGGTTTAGACATAACCAGCACCTAAGACCTATTTATAGTCATTTTTATGGCATGCCTGACCTTTGGTGGCTGAGAGCTCTACTGAGCGGTCCTCAAGATGACACACCAAAAATCACTCCAGCACCATGGAAGAAAAAGGCAATCTGAGGAGGAGAAATGAAGGAAAGCAAGCAACCTTGAGTAGCAGCCCTCAGGTATACAATGAAGGCAATGTCCTAAATTTACATCCTAAAAACAAATAAGTACCTGAACACTTGGGTGACCAAGCTGTCATTGGGCTGGTAGCATTGACCTTAGGTAGGGGAGGCTTTTGGAAATCCCTAAGGCGAGTATCAGGATCCATGGCCCTACAGCTGCATGCACTGGCATGgtgtgca includes:
- the C5H4orf54 gene encoding uncharacterized protein C4orf54 homolog; the encoded protein is MQLEHEFKMERGEITDTSYTGPGAGRERQRDGGVQRQSSRHSEGGSDCTAAAVEDAGEGGGGRSPASKASTPREGNRSLDRALSEELCEVKRSASEAIKATFLRSQNSAFRSWKEREAERKEERAPVGKLKLSPKHDWRADLGEISAGKSTKMSRLFVPAIQHTPREKEPGKRATKCSAAAATSSPTAVTTSPAATTTSPSAAKPKAPEIKISLGSLQQPRDAAFSIAQLLTPQIAGRQPEEGRGQQIKPLKAGDGPDKVPQFLVRDVRDSKYRAQGILHQVRDVRKLIKSSYSADSGDNSSDKGSGASEQGGPEQKSRQQLVIAGVPRSLSPVVITCQAVGHAGTKPTEAGAKASSRAPACPSEGTVLVHRTSGRLPVATIAPNKSDARQPAVLKIVSKSSAPWRHQPQPPPAERGRAVEEDPREESKAAPVQNALEKLTAAVRSMEELYSFNKREWKRKSDPLPITDSHVLSLIASQERGAGSQPAAAAAPPAPPPADKGEELSSKGPGSERLPRRPSNNTADKVSAKAAAFESLARQRQRGPPPPRGEPAAAPRALLTLRGAGGAAAPAPGKAPSAASQAPPRSPRLSGGGGAGDAERGPDCGNYLALPLKAATEPGSPPSPVPVSGASGGVHPSPVSAAAAATALCNLQPFGTAKPPDIPRPPPGPPPAEEPAAAAPPPAEGSPAAVYRPPLPFAALPGTAPPPLLCFSPSVPAAATAAEPFPQTQRKVLLDVSTGQYYLVDTPVQQPLKRRLFDPETGQYVEVPMPQQPAVAPVPLPLSPLALNAGAYGAAYMLYPGLLPAATMLPAGALQRPLSHAGSDASAPAEPASPAAAEAAFAESPYYVATSKGPPPPRQGAAEAKPVISITAPATGPRIVAPPSFDGTTMRFVVEHR